In Flavobacterium okayamense, a single window of DNA contains:
- a CDS encoding GDSL-type esterase/lipase family protein, with amino-acid sequence MQIKIGIIFAFLTFQLGFSQIDSLEVFQDEIVIDTIVSDSILEQGYKSEIINAKAISNFYAKLNQLEKEKNTKLRIVHIGDSHIQADLFSGKMRAMLQERFGNGGLGFTFPYNLAKTNGNYFIKYTASTTLECSRNVFADSTKPIGLSGISMETTAKDFAIELLVRDEQYTFNTIKVVSPQNQRLIDLATASNEIKIESATPKVIYHKIKSGEALSIIANKYKVSVSAIKKANGLYSNNIRAGKVLKIPTNETEPKIISRKEFIPLQLKENANSYSYYSSTELEKIYLIPTEDATAFSLNGIVLEKNAPGIVYSNIGVNGAKASDYLKFPLFFEQLKVLEADLVIISLGTNESFDKLETQTYFERLNQMISAIRAQNPTAEILVTTPPPSFWKRKYPNTLVEEYTQKIIETAAAENYAVWNLFEALGGLQSVNKNYTKGLMARDKVHYSKAGYELQGTLFFEALLNTYKQVNSDE; translated from the coding sequence ATGCAAATTAAAATAGGAATAATCTTTGCTTTTTTAACTTTTCAATTGGGTTTTTCTCAAATTGATTCGCTTGAAGTTTTTCAAGACGAAATTGTTATAGATACGATTGTTAGTGATTCCATTTTGGAACAAGGTTATAAAAGTGAAATTATAAATGCCAAAGCAATTTCGAATTTTTATGCAAAACTAAACCAATTAGAAAAAGAGAAAAATACTAAACTTCGAATTGTTCATATTGGCGACTCGCATATTCAAGCCGATTTATTTTCAGGGAAAATGCGAGCGATGTTGCAAGAGCGTTTTGGTAATGGAGGTTTAGGCTTTACGTTTCCCTACAACTTGGCAAAAACTAACGGAAATTATTTTATTAAGTATACAGCTTCAACAACTTTAGAATGTTCTCGTAATGTTTTTGCTGATAGTACAAAACCAATAGGTTTAAGCGGAATTTCAATGGAAACAACTGCAAAAGATTTTGCCATTGAATTACTAGTAAGAGACGAACAATATACCTTCAATACAATTAAAGTGGTTTCGCCTCAAAACCAACGATTGATTGATTTGGCTACAGCATCAAACGAAATAAAAATTGAATCGGCAACGCCAAAAGTTATTTACCATAAAATTAAAAGCGGTGAAGCGCTTTCCATTATAGCTAATAAATATAAGGTTTCGGTAAGTGCAATTAAAAAAGCTAATGGTTTATATTCAAACAATATTAGAGCAGGAAAAGTATTGAAGATTCCTACAAACGAAACAGAACCAAAGATCATCAGCAGAAAAGAATTTATTCCGCTTCAATTAAAAGAAAATGCGAATAGTTATTCGTACTATAGTTCGACTGAATTGGAAAAAATCTATTTAATTCCAACTGAAGATGCTACTGCTTTCAGTTTGAATGGTATCGTTCTAGAAAAAAATGCACCTGGAATCGTTTATAGTAACATTGGGGTAAATGGCGCTAAAGCATCAGATTATTTAAAATTCCCACTATTTTTTGAACAGCTAAAAGTTCTAGAAGCAGATTTAGTTATTATTTCATTAGGAACAAATGAGAGTTTTGATAAATTAGAAACACAAACATATTTTGAGCGATTGAACCAAATGATTTCGGCAATTAGAGCTCAAAATCCTACGGCTGAAATTTTAGTAACAACGCCACCACCATCATTTTGGAAAAGAAAATATCCAAATACATTAGTGGAAGAATACACGCAAAAAATAATTGAAACCGCTGCTGCAGAAAATTATGCGGTTTGGAACCTATTTGAAGCCTTAGGTGGTTTACAAAGTGTAAATAAAAATTACACAAAAGGTTTAATGGCGAGAGATAAAGTACATTATTCAAAAGCAGGATATGAACTACAAGGAACACTTTTCTTTGAAGCACTCTTAAATACTTATAAACAAGTTAATTCTGATGAATAA
- a CDS encoding outer membrane beta-barrel family protein — protein MKLSLYVLFLLSSLGIYAQNTGSVSGKVIDQKTNEPLPYVTIVVKSNDATVTGGITDDKGEFEVSKLASDNYTVEIQFIGYKTVVKQVNLTETKKVELGTILIAEDVQQLEGVEVVAEQSQMVQKIDRKVINVGKDLIASGTTASEIMNNVPTLSIDPQTKEISMRGNSNVRVLIDGKPSNIPVEQLLQQIPSASIKQIELITNPSAKYNPEGMSGIINIILHKNSQDGFNGSINTGVTFGITPKTNTNINLNYRVGKVNFYTNYGYNHGINANNGYIESERPSLENRQDFSFRNLNNSHLIKLGMDYYINDKNNISFYTNQNITDTNGDGSSLVNFYNPITNRDTDQYFFNNNESYNQTYDLAYHHDFDKKEEILDIQLNYSKTKNTEETKYDETTYNPTENSIRFNNIEGNTNYFQFNLDYINPLTETSKLELGVESRLQDTSSDFDDIQTSTTTINNFEFNRNIYSAYANIGKQIGKWSGQLGVRLEYFDLDADFASTGSANQKVTDDIFTAYPSAFLTYTKDDKNSFNLNYSRRVDRPSIGQLNPIREWTTPLLESRGNPDLVPQFTNSLEINYTRKMKIGSITSGAFYRLINDEISRVVFADPDNVNRNILSYDNFNNNNAFGVESSANLKFAKWWSVNTSADVYFRTVKGTVQNSDTGVFENAEVDVTAFNFRMNNNFTATQNLRFQLFGFYRGRDLSLQFERKEMYKIDIGSSYNFAKGKGTITARLNDVFDTMRFAFDGNIPHRQYGAFYWENQTVYLGLNYRFGGGKNRALSRKQRDDNESQGSGGMF, from the coding sequence ATGAAATTATCACTTTACGTACTTTTTTTATTGAGCAGTCTAGGAATTTACGCTCAAAATACAGGAAGTGTTTCTGGAAAAGTAATCGATCAAAAAACAAACGAACCTTTACCTTATGTTACCATCGTTGTTAAAAGTAATGACGCTACAGTTACTGGAGGCATTACAGACGATAAAGGTGAGTTTGAAGTTTCTAAATTAGCTTCAGATAACTACACAGTTGAAATTCAATTTATAGGATACAAAACAGTCGTTAAACAAGTTAACTTGACAGAAACTAAAAAAGTTGAACTTGGCACTATTTTAATTGCAGAAGATGTACAACAACTTGAAGGCGTTGAAGTTGTAGCCGAGCAATCACAAATGGTACAAAAAATTGACCGAAAAGTAATTAATGTTGGAAAAGATTTAATTGCTTCTGGAACAACAGCTTCGGAAATTATGAACAATGTTCCTACTTTGAGTATTGACCCACAAACTAAAGAAATTAGTATGCGTGGTAACTCTAATGTTCGCGTATTAATAGATGGAAAACCATCGAATATTCCAGTTGAACAGTTATTACAACAAATTCCGTCAGCATCTATTAAACAAATTGAATTAATTACCAATCCTTCTGCAAAGTACAATCCTGAAGGAATGAGCGGAATTATTAATATTATTTTACATAAAAATTCTCAAGACGGATTTAACGGTTCTATCAATACTGGCGTTACTTTTGGAATTACACCAAAAACAAACACAAACATCAATTTGAACTACAGAGTTGGTAAGGTAAATTTCTATACTAACTATGGTTACAATCATGGTATAAATGCAAATAATGGTTACATTGAAAGTGAAAGACCTTCTTTAGAAAACCGTCAAGATTTTAGTTTTAGAAACTTAAATAATTCTCATTTGATTAAATTAGGAATGGATTATTATATAAATGATAAGAATAATATTTCATTCTACACCAATCAAAATATTACAGATACAAATGGTGACGGAAGTTCTTTAGTGAATTTTTATAATCCTATCACAAATAGAGATACTGACCAATATTTTTTCAATAATAATGAAAGTTATAACCAAACTTACGATTTAGCATATCATCATGATTTTGATAAAAAAGAAGAAATTTTAGATATACAATTAAACTATTCTAAAACAAAAAACACAGAAGAAACTAAATACGACGAGACAACATATAACCCGACTGAAAATAGTATTAGATTTAATAACATTGAAGGAAACACAAACTATTTCCAATTTAATTTAGACTATATTAATCCGTTAACTGAAACTTCTAAATTAGAACTTGGAGTTGAATCTAGGTTACAAGATACTTCTAGTGATTTTGATGATATACAAACATCAACAACAACAATAAATAATTTTGAGTTTAATCGAAATATATATTCAGCTTATGCAAATATTGGTAAGCAAATAGGTAAATGGAGTGGACAACTTGGCGTGCGTTTAGAATATTTTGATTTAGATGCTGATTTTGCTTCAACAGGTTCAGCTAATCAAAAAGTTACTGATGATATTTTTACTGCGTATCCCTCTGCATTTTTAACATATACAAAAGATGATAAAAACTCTTTCAATTTAAATTATTCGAGAAGAGTTGACAGACCAAGTATTGGACAATTAAATCCAATTAGAGAATGGACAACACCTTTATTAGAATCTAGAGGAAATCCCGATTTAGTTCCACAATTTACTAACTCATTAGAAATAAATTATACTCGAAAAATGAAAATTGGTTCCATTACAAGTGGTGCATTCTACAGGTTAATTAATGACGAAATTTCTAGAGTAGTTTTTGCTGATCCAGATAATGTAAATAGAAACATCCTTTCTTATGACAATTTCAATAACAATAATGCATTTGGGGTAGAATCATCTGCCAACTTAAAATTCGCAAAATGGTGGTCTGTTAATACAAGTGCCGATGTGTATTTTAGAACGGTTAAAGGAACTGTACAAAATTCAGACACAGGTGTTTTTGAAAATGCTGAAGTTGATGTGACTGCTTTTAATTTCAGAATGAATAACAATTTTACAGCTACTCAAAATTTACGTTTTCAATTATTCGGATTTTATAGAGGTCGCGATTTAAGTTTACAATTTGAAAGAAAAGAAATGTATAAAATAGATATTGGTTCAAGTTATAATTTTGCCAAAGGTAAAGGAACTATTACAGCACGTTTAAATGACGTTTTTGACACGATGCGTTTTGCTTTCGACGGAAATATTCCTCACAGACAATATGGAGCATTTTACTGGGAAAACCAAACTGTTTATTTAGGCTTAAATTACCGTTTTGGTGGTGGAAAAAACAGAGCTCTTTCTAGAAAACAACGTGATGATAACGAATCGCAAGGTAGTGGAGGAATGTTTTAA
- the argS gene encoding arginine--tRNA ligase: MTVQETLTKHIQVAVQNLFDLQIEKVEFQATRREFEGDITMVVFPLVKLLKGNPLEIGNKIGNYLVENVAEVEKFNVVAGFLNIVISDAFYVNFFNSIKDQETFGYASPVEGEKAIMVEYSSPNTNKPLHLGHIRNNLLGYSVAEIIKASGKKVYKTQIINDRGIHICKSMLAWQKFGNGQTPESTGLKGDKLVGNFYVEFDKQYKKEINDLIAQGKTEDEAKKLAPSILEAQEMLRKWEAGDEEVVALWKKMNQWVYDGFEETYKNLGVDFDSYYYESNTYLLGKEVVQFGLEKGIFEKDPDGSVWIDLTEDGLDRKIVLRSDGTAVYMTQDIGTAIQRVKDNPDVGGMVYTVGNEQDYHFKVLFLILKKLGFDWAEHLYHLSYGMVELPSGKMKSREGTVVDADDLMSEMTETAQRISEELGKLDGYSTDEKTKLFKTIGLGALKYYMLKVDPKKTMMFNPEESVDFNGNTGPFIQYTYARIQSILRKADFDYTSVTLSGVEMSLHEKEKELIKQVQLFPEVIQNAAANYSPALIANYTYDLVKEFNSFYQNVSILGETDMDKKIFRVQLSKMVGLTIKNAFRLLGIQVPERM; this comes from the coding sequence ATGACAGTACAAGAAACACTTACAAAACACATTCAAGTTGCCGTTCAAAATTTATTCGATTTACAAATTGAAAAAGTTGAATTTCAAGCAACTCGTAGGGAATTTGAAGGTGATATTACGATGGTTGTTTTCCCGCTTGTAAAACTATTGAAAGGCAATCCACTTGAGATAGGAAATAAAATAGGAAACTATTTAGTGGAAAATGTTGCTGAGGTTGAAAAATTTAATGTTGTAGCAGGATTTTTAAATATTGTGATTTCTGATGCTTTTTACGTGAATTTCTTCAATTCGATTAAAGACCAAGAAACTTTTGGTTATGCGAGTCCTGTTGAAGGAGAAAAGGCAATAATGGTGGAATATTCTTCGCCTAATACCAACAAACCTTTGCATTTAGGTCATATTCGTAATAATTTATTAGGGTATTCTGTAGCTGAAATTATTAAAGCTTCAGGTAAAAAAGTATATAAAACACAAATTATCAACGATCGTGGTATTCACATTTGTAAGTCAATGTTGGCTTGGCAAAAATTTGGAAACGGACAAACACCTGAATCTACAGGTTTAAAAGGCGATAAATTAGTTGGGAATTTCTATGTAGAGTTTGATAAGCAATACAAAAAAGAAATTAACGATTTAATTGCGCAAGGTAAAACAGAAGATGAAGCTAAAAAATTAGCGCCTTCTATTTTAGAAGCACAAGAAATGCTACGTAAATGGGAAGCTGGGGATGAAGAAGTTGTGGCTTTATGGAAGAAAATGAACCAATGGGTATACGATGGTTTCGAAGAAACCTACAAAAACCTAGGTGTTGATTTTGATAGCTACTATTATGAATCTAATACCTATTTGTTAGGTAAAGAAGTCGTACAATTTGGTTTAGAAAAAGGCATTTTCGAAAAAGATCCAGATGGTTCGGTTTGGATCGATTTAACCGAAGATGGTTTAGATAGAAAAATCGTGCTACGTTCTGATGGAACAGCGGTGTATATGACGCAAGATATTGGAACTGCTATCCAACGTGTGAAAGATAATCCAGATGTTGGTGGAATGGTTTATACAGTAGGTAACGAACAAGATTATCATTTTAAAGTATTATTCTTAATCTTGAAGAAATTAGGTTTTGATTGGGCAGAGCATTTGTATCATTTATCTTATGGAATGGTCGAATTACCATCTGGAAAAATGAAATCTCGTGAAGGAACGGTTGTAGATGCTGATGATTTAATGAGTGAAATGACGGAAACCGCTCAAAGAATTTCGGAAGAATTAGGGAAATTAGATGGTTACTCTACAGATGAAAAAACGAAATTGTTTAAAACGATTGGTTTAGGCGCTTTGAAATATTATATGTTAAAAGTCGATCCTAAGAAAACCATGATGTTTAATCCTGAAGAATCGGTAGATTTTAATGGAAATACAGGTCCGTTTATTCAATACACTTATGCACGAATTCAATCGATTTTAAGAAAAGCCGATTTCGATTACACTTCTGTCACATTGAGCGGAGTCGAAATGTCTTTACACGAAAAAGAGAAAGAATTAATCAAACAAGTACAATTATTTCCTGAAGTAATTCAAAATGCAGCGGCTAATTATAGCCCGGCTTTAATTGCTAATTATACCTATGATTTGGTTAAAGAATTCAATTCATTCTATCAAAATGTTTCGATTTTAGGAGAAACCGATATGGATAAGAAAATTTTCCGTGTGCAATTATCTAAAATGGTAGGTTTAACGATTAAAAATGCGTTTCGCTTACTAGGAATTCAAGTTCCTGAAAGAATGTAA
- a CDS encoding alpha/beta hydrolase family protein produces MKKTIFYLSLLLMTLSTQAQENLKYQKPPKEILDLADYERAPSVSMDSKKENMLLSYTNTYKSLDELNQDEMKLGGLRINPSTNISSTVTYINNLKLSKVKNGSPKQVIGLPENAKITNISWSPDEKKIAFTNTTEKGVELWVIDVAIVTAKKLTADNLNANLGNPTNWYRDSNKILIKVLPENRPKLIDNEKDLPEGPIVSETSGGKSSQNRTYQDLLKNKIDEANFETLVTSELYTVDLNGNKKLFKPAAIYADESFSPDGNYILLTKINKPFSYVVPYSRFPQSETVYDINGNLIKEVNNVPLDEIRAKGFMSTRAGKRGIGWRADEPSTLYFSEALDGGDANKEVEFRDEVFLWKAPFNEAPKSFFKTQLRFAGVTWGNKDIAMFMEYWYDTRTLKRYLINPSIEGGNPKKIEERNYQDSYSDPGSFQMKKNDYGRYVLNIENNKMYLLGEGFTKEGQFPFIDEFDLKTLKTKRLYRSDLKTKKENLLSLEDAKKGEVLVRIESKNEYPNYYFRNLKSKKLTQITDFKNPFESLKNVYKEVITYKRNDGVSLSGTLYLPAGYDRTKKDKKLPLLIWAYPQEFKDKNSAGQTTQNPNEFTFPYYGSFVYWVTRGYAVLDDAAFPIIGEGTTEPNDTFIPQLVANAEAAINAVDNLGYIDRTKVGVGGHSYGAFMTANLLTHSKLFACGIARSGAYNRTLTPFGFQSEQRNYWDVPNIYNGMSPFMNAEKMKTPILLVHGEADNNPGTFTLQTERYYQALKGLGAPARMVILPKESHGYRAKENIFHLLWEQDQFLEKHLKN; encoded by the coding sequence ATGAAAAAAACTATTTTTTATTTGTCATTACTTTTAATGACATTATCAACACAAGCTCAAGAGAACTTAAAGTATCAAAAGCCACCCAAAGAAATTTTAGATTTGGCGGATTATGAAAGAGCTCCTAGTGTAAGCATGGATTCTAAAAAAGAAAATATGCTTTTAAGTTACACTAATACATACAAGAGTTTAGACGAACTAAATCAAGATGAAATGAAATTAGGCGGATTACGTATTAATCCATCTACAAATATTTCAAGTACTGTAACTTATATTAATAATTTAAAACTTTCTAAAGTAAAAAACGGTTCGCCAAAACAAGTAATTGGTTTACCTGAAAATGCTAAGATTACAAATATTTCTTGGTCTCCAGATGAGAAAAAAATAGCTTTTACTAATACAACTGAAAAAGGTGTTGAATTATGGGTTATAGATGTAGCAATAGTAACTGCAAAAAAATTGACTGCTGATAATTTAAATGCTAACTTAGGTAATCCTACAAATTGGTATAGAGACAGTAATAAAATATTAATTAAGGTTCTTCCTGAAAACAGACCTAAATTAATCGATAACGAAAAAGATTTACCTGAAGGACCAATAGTGTCTGAAACATCTGGCGGTAAATCTTCACAAAACAGAACCTATCAAGATTTATTAAAAAACAAAATAGATGAAGCCAACTTTGAGACTTTAGTTACTTCAGAACTATATACCGTTGATTTAAATGGTAATAAAAAGCTTTTTAAACCTGCTGCAATTTATGCAGATGAAAGTTTTTCACCTGATGGAAACTACATCTTACTTACTAAAATTAACAAACCCTTTTCTTATGTAGTTCCTTACAGCAGATTTCCTCAATCTGAAACTGTTTATGATATCAATGGAAATTTAATTAAAGAAGTAAACAATGTGCCATTAGATGAAATAAGAGCAAAAGGATTCATGTCTACTCGCGCTGGAAAAAGAGGAATCGGTTGGAGAGCAGATGAACCATCAACATTATACTTTTCTGAAGCATTGGATGGTGGAGATGCTAACAAAGAAGTAGAATTTAGAGATGAAGTTTTTTTATGGAAAGCGCCATTTAATGAAGCGCCAAAATCATTCTTTAAAACTCAATTGCGCTTTGCAGGAGTTACTTGGGGAAATAAAGATATTGCGATGTTTATGGAATATTGGTACGATACTAGAACTCTAAAACGTTATTTAATCAATCCAAGTATTGAAGGTGGTAATCCTAAAAAAATCGAAGAGCGTAATTATCAAGACAGTTATAGTGACCCTGGAAGTTTTCAAATGAAAAAGAACGATTATGGAAGATATGTTTTAAATATTGAAAACAATAAAATGTATCTTTTGGGTGAAGGTTTCACTAAAGAAGGACAATTCCCATTTATTGATGAATTTGATTTAAAAACATTAAAAACTAAACGCTTATACCGCTCTGATCTAAAAACTAAAAAAGAAAATTTACTTTCTTTAGAAGATGCAAAAAAAGGGGAAGTATTAGTTCGTATTGAATCGAAAAATGAATATCCTAATTACTATTTCAGAAATTTAAAATCGAAAAAACTAACTCAAATAACCGATTTTAAAAATCCGTTTGAAAGTTTAAAGAATGTTTACAAAGAAGTAATTACCTATAAAAGAAATGACGGTGTTTCTTTATCAGGAACTTTATATTTACCTGCTGGATATGACAGAACAAAAAAAGACAAAAAACTTCCTTTATTAATTTGGGCCTATCCACAAGAATTTAAGGATAAAAATAGTGCTGGACAAACCACACAAAATCCAAATGAATTTACATTTCCATACTATGGTTCGTTTGTATATTGGGTAACCCGTGGCTATGCTGTTTTAGATGATGCTGCTTTCCCAATTATTGGTGAAGGAACAACAGAACCAAACGACACATTTATTCCTCAGTTAGTTGCTAATGCTGAAGCTGCAATTAATGCGGTTGATAATTTAGGTTATATTGACAGAACTAAAGTTGGAGTGGGCGGACATAGTTATGGCGCTTTCATGACAGCAAATTTACTTACACATTCAAAATTATTTGCTTGCGGAATTGCACGAAGCGGTGCTTATAACAGAACACTTACACCGTTTGGTTTCCAAAGTGAACAAAGAAATTATTGGGATGTTCCTAATATTTACAATGGAATGTCGCCATTTATGAATGCTGAAAAAATGAAAACGCCTATTTTATTAGTTCATGGCGAAGCCGATAATAATCCAGGTACTTTTACTTTACAAACAGAACGTTATTATCAAGCTCTAAAAGGTTTAGGTGCACCAGCAAGAATGGTAATTTTACCAAAAGAAAGTCATGGATATCGTGCAAAAGAAAATATTTTCCATTTGTTATGGGAACAAGACCAATTCTTAGAAAAACATTTAAAAAATTAA
- a CDS encoding ABC transporter ATP-binding protein — MLKVESLSFQYSNQVFNTLNLLSFAIKQGESLAIIGESGCGKSTLLKLIYGLEDAKSGNIYWNGEVVTGPKFNLVPGMSQIKYLAQDFDLMPYITVSENVGKYLSNFFPEEKKARIDELLEVVEMSEFFNTKVKYLSGGQMQRVALAKVLAKEPELLLLDEPFSHIDNFRKNSLRRNIFSYLKKRNITCVIATHDVNDSLSFADEIMVMKEGELIVKGKTLTIYEEKSSKYVASLFDDVSEIEIKGEKKLFYPNEFEIVENSEIEVEVKQSFFKGSHFLIEGNFNQSLIYFNSDREHEIGTILYLKEKSRN; from the coding sequence ATGTTAAAAGTAGAATCACTTTCGTTTCAATATAGTAATCAAGTATTTAATACGCTAAACTTACTTTCTTTTGCCATTAAACAAGGTGAAAGTCTTGCGATTATTGGGGAAAGTGGTTGCGGAAAAAGTACATTGTTAAAGTTGATTTATGGTCTAGAAGATGCAAAATCTGGTAATATTTATTGGAATGGTGAAGTGGTTACTGGTCCAAAATTTAACTTGGTTCCTGGTATGTCACAAATAAAATATTTAGCACAAGATTTTGATTTGATGCCATACATAACCGTCTCAGAAAATGTAGGTAAATATTTATCTAATTTTTTTCCTGAAGAAAAGAAGGCTAGGATAGATGAATTACTTGAGGTGGTTGAAATGAGTGAATTTTTCAACACGAAGGTAAAATATTTAAGCGGTGGTCAAATGCAGCGTGTTGCCTTGGCAAAAGTTTTAGCTAAAGAACCTGAACTTTTATTATTAGACGAACCTTTTAGTCATATTGATAATTTCAGAAAGAATAGTTTAAGAAGAAATATTTTTAGTTATTTAAAAAAGAGAAATATTACATGTGTTATTGCTACACATGATGTTAATGATTCATTATCTTTTGCTGACGAAATAATGGTAATGAAAGAAGGTGAGTTAATAGTTAAAGGTAAAACTTTAACTATTTATGAAGAAAAGTCAAGTAAATATGTAGCGTCGTTATTTGATGATGTTTCTGAAATTGAAATAAAAGGTGAAAAAAAATTATTCTATCCAAACGAATTTGAAATAGTAGAAAACTCCGAAATTGAAGTAGAAGTTAAGCAGAGCTTTTTCAAAGGGAGCCATTTTTTAATTGAAGGAAATTTTAATCAAAGTTTAATTTATTTTAACTCTGATAGAGAACACGAAATAGGAACAATATTATATTTAAAAGAAAAATCCCGAAATTGA
- a CDS encoding 3-oxoacyl-ACP synthase III family protein: MYNSRISGLGYYVPDNVVTNEDLSKLMDTNDEWIQERTGIKERRHVSSLDDTTTSMGVKAAEMAIERSGVAKEDIDFIVFATLSPDYYFPGPGVLVQRDLGLKTVGALDVRNQCSGFVYGLSVADQFIKTGMYKNVLVIGSEVHSRGLDFTTRGRGVSVIFGDGAGAAVLSRTEDNSKGILSTHLHSEGQHAEELALVAPGMGKRWVTDIIKDNNPDDESYYPYMNGQFVFKNAVVRFSEVINEGLQKNNLQVSDINMLIPHQANLRISQFIQQKFKLEDSQVHNNIMKYGNTTAASIPIALTEAWEQGKIKEGDLVVLAAFGSGFTWGSAIIRW; the protein is encoded by the coding sequence ATGTATAATTCAAGAATTTCAGGTTTAGGTTATTACGTTCCTGATAATGTGGTAACTAATGAAGATCTGTCTAAGTTGATGGACACTAATGATGAATGGATTCAAGAGCGTACTGGAATTAAAGAAAGAAGGCATGTTTCTAGTTTAGACGATACAACTACATCAATGGGTGTTAAAGCCGCTGAAATGGCAATTGAACGTTCTGGAGTTGCAAAAGAGGATATAGATTTTATTGTTTTTGCAACATTAAGTCCTGACTATTATTTTCCTGGTCCAGGAGTTTTAGTACAACGCGATTTAGGTTTAAAAACAGTAGGTGCTTTGGATGTAAGAAACCAGTGTTCTGGTTTTGTATATGGATTGTCTGTTGCTGATCAATTTATTAAAACAGGAATGTATAAAAATGTTTTAGTTATTGGTTCTGAAGTACATTCACGTGGATTAGATTTTACAACTCGAGGTAGAGGTGTTTCAGTAATTTTTGGTGATGGAGCAGGAGCGGCGGTTTTGTCACGAACAGAAGATAATTCGAAAGGTATTTTATCTACGCATTTACATTCGGAAGGGCAACATGCTGAAGAATTAGCATTAGTTGCACCAGGAATGGGAAAACGTTGGGTAACGGATATAATCAAAGACAACAATCCTGATGATGAAAGTTATTATCCATATATGAACGGACAATTTGTATTTAAGAATGCAGTAGTTCGTTTTAGCGAAGTAATTAATGAAGGTTTACAGAAGAATAATCTTCAAGTTTCTGATATTAATATGTTAATTCCGCATCAAGCGAATTTGAGAATTTCACAGTTTATCCAACAGAAATTTAAATTAGAAGATAGTCAAGTGCATAATAATATTATGAAATACGGAAATACTACTGCAGCTTCCATTCCAATTGCTTTAACGGAAGCTTGGGAACAAGGAAAAATTAAAGAAGGTGATTTAGTTGTTTTAGCTGCTTTTGGTTCAGGCTTTACTTGGGGAAGTGCTATTATTCGTTGGTGA